One genomic window of Cannabis sativa cultivar Pink pepper isolate KNU-18-1 chromosome 2, ASM2916894v1, whole genome shotgun sequence includes the following:
- the LOC115695191 gene encoding aldehyde dehydrogenase family 3 member F1-like isoform X1, whose amino-acid sequence MSIIRCFSPKIKNMHMLTWCISAMECQKNLQGDLESMRVFYRSGATKEISWRKSQLKGLLTFLEENEADIMNALKQDLGKHYNEAFRDEVGTLIKSLNLALKSLKTWMSPKKARLPAIALLTTAELVPEPLGLVLIFSSWNFPFGLSLEPLIGALAAGNTAVLKPSELSPTCSFILANTMPSYLDGKAVKVIQGGSDVGEQLLQHRWDKIFFTGSPRVAQIVMSAAAKFLTPVVLELGGKCPAVFDSLSYSWDREAAVRRILVGKFGTCAGQACITIDHVLVEKNFLPVLVDLLKTNTRKMFGENPQLSNSMARIVNKHNFLRLKNLLDDPAVKSSIVYGGKIDEENLFIEPTILVDPPFESEIMTEEIFGPLLPIITLEKIEDSIEFIKLRPKPLAIYAFTKSKTLERRIISETSSGSVTMNDAIIQYAADAVPFGGVGESGIGRYHGKFSFDTFSHEKTVVRRSFFTDFWFRYPPWNDHQLQLFRVAYNYDYLGIALVMLGLKRAKKNSYSI is encoded by the exons ATGAGCATAATCCGGTGTTTCTcacctaaaattaaaaatatgcaTATGCTGACGTG GTGCATTTCAGCTATGGAGTGTCAAAAAAATCTGCAGGGTGATCTTGAGTCTATGAGGGTTTTCTACAGAAGTGGAGCAACTAAGGAAATATCTTGGAGAAAGTCACAGCTGAAAGGATTGCTTACTTTTCTTGAGGAAAATGAGGCTGATATTATGAATGCTCTTAAACAAGACTTGGGAAAGCATTATAATGAGGCTTTCAGAGatgag GTTGGAACATTGATAAAGTCTCTAAACTTGGCTTTGAAGTCTTTGAAAACATGGATGTCACCAAAAAAG GCTAGACTACCTGCAATTGCATTACTGACCACCGCAGAATTGGTTCCTGAGCCTCTTGGTCTGGTTCTCATATTCTCTTCATGGAATTTTCCATTTG GACTGTCCTTGGAACCTCTCATAGGAGCACTAGCTGCTGGAAACACAGCTGTTCTGAAACCTTCAGAATTGTCCCCTACTTGCTCTTTTATTCTAGCAAATACCATGCCCAGCTACCTCGACGGTAAAGCTGTCAAAGTTATCCAAGGCGGCTCAGATGTTGGAGAACAGCTCTTGCAACATCGATGGGACAAAATATTCTTTACTG GTAGTCCTCGAGTGGCACAGATAGTCATGTCTGCAGCTGCTAAGTTTTTAACACCAGTTGTGCTGGAGCTGGGTGGAAAATGCCCTGCTGTTTTTGATTCCTTGTCATATTCTTGGGACAGAGAG GCGGCTGTAAGACGAATCCTTGTGGGGAAATTTGGGACTTGTGCTGGACAAGCTTGCATAACAATTGATCATGTTCTTGTGGAAAAGAATTTCCTGCCCGTATTG GTGGACTTACTGAAGACCAACACTAGGAAAATGTTTGGAGAAAACCCCCAACTGTCAAACTCCATGGCCAGGATAGTAAACAAGCATAATTTCTTGAGACTGAAAAATCTTTTGGATGATCCTGCTGTTAAGTCTTCAATTGTTTATGGTGGCAAAATTGATGAGGAAAACTT GTTCATCGAGCCAACGATCTTGGTAGACCCTCCGTTTGAGTCTGAAATCATGACAGAAGAGATCTTTGGACCATTGCTTCCAATCATCACG TTGGAGAAGATTGAAGATAGCATAGAATTCATAAAGCTAAGGCCTAAACCACTTGCTATATATGCcttcaccaagagcaaaacaCTAGAGAGAAGAATCATATCAGAGACATCTTCAGGGAGTGTGACAATGAATGATGCCATAATTCAA TACGCTGCAGATGCAGTCCCTTTTGGAGGGGTTGGAGAAAGTGGGATTGGAAGGTACCATGGAAAGTTCTCCTTTGATACATTCAGCCATGAAAAAACAGTGGTAAGAAGAAGCTTCTTCACTGATTTTTGGTTCAGATATCCTCCATGGAATGACCACCAGCTTCAACTCTTTCGTGTTGCTTACAACTATGATTACTTGGGTATTGCCCTTGTCATGCTTGGCTTGAAGAGAGCCAAAAAGAATTCATACTCtatctaa
- the LOC115695191 gene encoding aldehyde dehydrogenase family 3 member F1-like isoform X2, with translation MECQKNLQGDLESMRVFYRSGATKEISWRKSQLKGLLTFLEENEADIMNALKQDLGKHYNEAFRDEVGTLIKSLNLALKSLKTWMSPKKARLPAIALLTTAELVPEPLGLVLIFSSWNFPFGLSLEPLIGALAAGNTAVLKPSELSPTCSFILANTMPSYLDGKAVKVIQGGSDVGEQLLQHRWDKIFFTGSPRVAQIVMSAAAKFLTPVVLELGGKCPAVFDSLSYSWDREAAVRRILVGKFGTCAGQACITIDHVLVEKNFLPVLVDLLKTNTRKMFGENPQLSNSMARIVNKHNFLRLKNLLDDPAVKSSIVYGGKIDEENLFIEPTILVDPPFESEIMTEEIFGPLLPIITLEKIEDSIEFIKLRPKPLAIYAFTKSKTLERRIISETSSGSVTMNDAIIQYAADAVPFGGVGESGIGRYHGKFSFDTFSHEKTVVRRSFFTDFWFRYPPWNDHQLQLFRVAYNYDYLGIALVMLGLKRAKKNSYSI, from the exons ATGGAGTGTCAAAAAAATCTGCAGGGTGATCTTGAGTCTATGAGGGTTTTCTACAGAAGTGGAGCAACTAAGGAAATATCTTGGAGAAAGTCACAGCTGAAAGGATTGCTTACTTTTCTTGAGGAAAATGAGGCTGATATTATGAATGCTCTTAAACAAGACTTGGGAAAGCATTATAATGAGGCTTTCAGAGatgag GTTGGAACATTGATAAAGTCTCTAAACTTGGCTTTGAAGTCTTTGAAAACATGGATGTCACCAAAAAAG GCTAGACTACCTGCAATTGCATTACTGACCACCGCAGAATTGGTTCCTGAGCCTCTTGGTCTGGTTCTCATATTCTCTTCATGGAATTTTCCATTTG GACTGTCCTTGGAACCTCTCATAGGAGCACTAGCTGCTGGAAACACAGCTGTTCTGAAACCTTCAGAATTGTCCCCTACTTGCTCTTTTATTCTAGCAAATACCATGCCCAGCTACCTCGACGGTAAAGCTGTCAAAGTTATCCAAGGCGGCTCAGATGTTGGAGAACAGCTCTTGCAACATCGATGGGACAAAATATTCTTTACTG GTAGTCCTCGAGTGGCACAGATAGTCATGTCTGCAGCTGCTAAGTTTTTAACACCAGTTGTGCTGGAGCTGGGTGGAAAATGCCCTGCTGTTTTTGATTCCTTGTCATATTCTTGGGACAGAGAG GCGGCTGTAAGACGAATCCTTGTGGGGAAATTTGGGACTTGTGCTGGACAAGCTTGCATAACAATTGATCATGTTCTTGTGGAAAAGAATTTCCTGCCCGTATTG GTGGACTTACTGAAGACCAACACTAGGAAAATGTTTGGAGAAAACCCCCAACTGTCAAACTCCATGGCCAGGATAGTAAACAAGCATAATTTCTTGAGACTGAAAAATCTTTTGGATGATCCTGCTGTTAAGTCTTCAATTGTTTATGGTGGCAAAATTGATGAGGAAAACTT GTTCATCGAGCCAACGATCTTGGTAGACCCTCCGTTTGAGTCTGAAATCATGACAGAAGAGATCTTTGGACCATTGCTTCCAATCATCACG TTGGAGAAGATTGAAGATAGCATAGAATTCATAAAGCTAAGGCCTAAACCACTTGCTATATATGCcttcaccaagagcaaaacaCTAGAGAGAAGAATCATATCAGAGACATCTTCAGGGAGTGTGACAATGAATGATGCCATAATTCAA TACGCTGCAGATGCAGTCCCTTTTGGAGGGGTTGGAGAAAGTGGGATTGGAAGGTACCATGGAAAGTTCTCCTTTGATACATTCAGCCATGAAAAAACAGTGGTAAGAAGAAGCTTCTTCACTGATTTTTGGTTCAGATATCCTCCATGGAATGACCACCAGCTTCAACTCTTTCGTGTTGCTTACAACTATGATTACTTGGGTATTGCCCTTGTCATGCTTGGCTTGAAGAGAGCCAAAAAGAATTCATACTCtatctaa